In Fusobacterium canifelinum, a genomic segment contains:
- a CDS encoding lysozyme inhibitor LprI family protein, giving the protein MKKFLVIIMVLFGVSTFSSNSYETDLVGRMKVLEEKVQVKLDSGVTAETREGIAELSEAWEKELNTVYSLLMEKLPKKDKIKLENEQKKWLKNRDIKAKKDAKEAEGGTMEPLLFTSSIEELNEERAIELAKRYDKLVNKK; this is encoded by the coding sequence ATGAAAAAATTTTTAGTTATTATAATGGTTTTATTTGGAGTTTCTACATTTTCATCAAATAGTTATGAAACAGATTTAGTTGGAAGAATGAAAGTTTTAGAAGAAAAGGTACAAGTTAAATTAGATAGTGGTGTAACTGCTGAGACGCGTGAAGGTATAGCTGAATTATCAGAAGCATGGGAAAAGGAATTAAATACTGTTTATAGTTTACTTATGGAAAAATTACCAAAAAAAGATAAAATTAAATTAGAAAATGAACAAAAAAAATGGTTAAAAAATAGAGATATTAAAGCTAAAAAAGATGCAAAAGAAGCTGAAGGTGGAACAATGGAACCATTACTTTTTACTTCTTCTATAGAAGAATTAAATGAAGAAAGAGCTATTGAATTAGCAAAAAGGTATGATAAATTAGTGAATAAAAAATAA
- a CDS encoding pyridoxamine 5'-phosphate oxidase family protein, which produces MIDFNNFLKENLNGIFTTVESGKPKSRAFQFLFSDGKKVYFCTENNKAVYKQIKENPNVSFCVHKPDFSYVLSISGKVTFTNDINLKEKALNEYPALKEIFKIPSNPLFELFYVDVEEVDTFDFVNGSKKEKI; this is translated from the coding sequence ATGATTGATTTTAATAATTTTTTAAAAGAAAACTTAAATGGTATTTTTACAACAGTAGAAAGTGGAAAGCCAAAGAGTAGAGCATTTCAATTTTTATTTTCAGATGGAAAAAAAGTTTATTTTTGCACAGAAAATAATAAAGCAGTTTATAAACAAATTAAAGAAAATCCAAATGTTTCTTTTTGTGTACATAAACCTGATTTCTCTTATGTGCTATCTATAAGTGGGAAAGTAACCTTTACAAATGATATTAATTTAAAGGAAAAAGCATTAAATGAATATCCTGCACTAAAAGAAATATTTAAAATTCCAAGTAATCCTCTATTTGAATTATTTTATGTAGATGTTGAAGAAGTCGATACTTTTGATTTCGTAAATGGTTCTAAAAAAGAAAAAATATAA
- a CDS encoding Cof-type HAD-IIB family hydrolase encodes MSYKLVVCDMDGTLLTSNHRISDYTADIIKKIEDNGIKFMIATGRPYLDARHYRDSLKLKSYLITSNGARAHDEDNNPIVIENIPKEFVKRLLAYNVGKNIHRNIYLNDDWIIEYEIEGLVEFHKESGYGFSIDDLNKYKNEEVAKVFFLGKNEDIENLEKDMEKEFQNDLSITISSPFCLEFMKKGVNKAETLKKVLKLLNIKPEEVIAFGDSMNDYEMLSLVGKPFIMGNGNKRLMEALPNVEVVGNNNEDGIGEKLIEIFNIF; translated from the coding sequence ATGAGTTATAAATTAGTAGTTTGTGATATGGATGGAACTTTACTAACATCTAATCATAGAATTTCTGACTATACAGCAGATATTATAAAAAAAATTGAAGATAATGGCATTAAATTTATGATAGCAACAGGTAGACCCTATCTTGATGCAAGACATTATAGAGATAGTTTAAAATTGAAATCTTATCTTATAACTTCAAATGGGGCAAGAGCACATGATGAAGATAATAATCCTATTGTAATAGAAAATATTCCAAAAGAATTTGTTAAGAGATTATTAGCTTATAATGTAGGAAAAAATATTCATAGAAATATTTATCTTAATGATGATTGGATAATTGAATATGAAATAGAGGGATTGGTAGAATTTCATAAAGAATCTGGGTATGGATTTAGTATAGATGATTTAAATAAATATAAAAATGAAGAAGTAGCAAAAGTATTTTTTCTAGGAAAAAATGAAGATATAGAAAATTTAGAAAAAGATATGGAAAAAGAGTTTCAAAATGATTTAAGTATAACTATATCTTCACCTTTCTGTTTAGAGTTTATGAAAAAAGGTGTTAATAAAGCTGAGACATTAAAGAAAGTTTTAAAACTTCTAAATATAAAGCCAGAAGAAGTAATTGCATTTGGAGATAGTATGAATGACTATGAAATGCTTAGTTTAGTTGGAAAACCATTTATCATGGGAAATGGTAACAAAAGACTTATGGAAGCTTTACCTAATGTTGAAGTTGTTGGAAATAATAATGAAGATGGAATAGGAGAAAAATTAATTGAAATTTTTAATATTTTTTAA
- a CDS encoding B12-binding domain-containing radical SAM protein yields the protein MYDLYDFPLYRPPSEAYSLIIQITLGCSHNRCTFCSMYKDKKFVIKPIEDIKSDIDAFRALYKNRAVEKIFLADGDALVVPTDILIQVLDYIKEVFPECKRVSIYGTAIAIHQKSVEDLKKLYEKGLTLVYLGVESGDDDALKFIKKGIKAEKVVELAKKIMSTGIDLSITLIAGLLGKYQDNKMHAINTAKIITDISPKYASILNLRLYEGTELYNLMQEGKYDYMEGIEVLKEMKLVLSSMDTSKITSPVIFRANHASNYLNLKGNLPEDIPRMIKEIDYAIENEAINVNNYRFL from the coding sequence ATGTATGATTTATATGATTTTCCTTTATACAGACCACCTAGTGAAGCATACAGTTTAATTATTCAAATTACACTTGGTTGTTCACATAATAGATGTACTTTTTGTAGTATGTATAAGGACAAAAAATTTGTTATAAAACCAATAGAAGATATAAAATCTGATATAGATGCTTTTAGAGCACTGTATAAAAATAGAGCTGTTGAAAAAATATTTTTAGCAGATGGGGATGCACTTGTTGTACCAACAGATATATTAATTCAAGTTTTAGACTATATAAAAGAAGTTTTTCCTGAATGTAAAAGAGTTTCAATTTATGGAACAGCTATTGCGATACATCAAAAATCTGTTGAAGATTTAAAGAAACTTTATGAAAAAGGATTAACACTTGTCTATTTAGGAGTAGAAAGTGGAGATGATGATGCTTTAAAATTTATTAAAAAAGGTATTAAGGCTGAAAAAGTTGTGGAACTAGCTAAAAAAATTATGAGTACAGGTATTGATTTATCAATAACTTTAATTGCAGGACTTTTAGGAAAGTATCAAGACAATAAGATGCATGCAATTAACACTGCTAAAATTATAACTGATATATCTCCAAAATATGCAAGTATTTTAAATTTAAGACTTTATGAAGGAACGGAACTGTATAATCTAATGCAAGAGGGAAAATACGATTATATGGAAGGTATTGAAGTTTTAAAAGAAATGAAATTGGTACTTTCAAGTATGGATACTTCAAAGATAACAAGTCCTGTGATATTTAGAGCAAATCATGCTTCTAACTATTTAAATTTAAAAGGAAATCTTCCTGAAGATATTCCTAGAATGATAAAAGAAATTGATTATGCTATTGAAAATGAGGCTATCAATGTAAATAATTATAGATTTTTATAA
- a CDS encoding polysaccharide deacetylase family protein, with protein MNILMALSQLEITGAEVYATTIADELTERGNKVYIVSDTLTTPTKAEYIKLEFNKRSLLKRIEHIKFLYNLIKEKDIQIVHAHSRASSWSCQVACKLAGIPLITTTHGRQPIHFSRKLIKAFGDYSIAVCENIKKHMVNDIGFSENKVSVILNPVNYKKIDLEKKVNDKKIISIVGRLSGPKGDVAYDLLEILSQEELLSKYKVRLIGGKELPERFVKFKEKDIEFIGYVPNIQEKIFESDIVIGAGRVAFETLLNKTSLIAVGETEYMGFINKENLDKSLASNFGDIGSMKYPKIEKKILLNDIEKALKFSEEEKEELKNVIFKETNLQNIVDKIEKKYFELYVDKNKYDIPVIMYHRVINNSENEGVHGTYIYENIFREHMQYLKDKKYTVITFKDLDKIGWRKRFEKDKKYIFITFDDGYKDNYDLAFPILKEFDFKATIFLMGSSTYNEWDVKTSREKEFPLMSVEMIKEMQDYGIEFGAHTFNHPKLNTLSNEEIEHQIVDVKKPLEEKIGKEIITFAYPYGILNDYAKEMARKAGYTFALATDSGSVCLSDDLYQIRRIAIFPNTNLFSFKRKVAGNYNFIKIKREEKQRGK; from the coding sequence ATGAATATACTTATGGCATTATCTCAACTTGAAATTACAGGGGCAGAAGTTTATGCAACAACTATTGCAGATGAACTTACAGAAAGAGGTAATAAAGTCTACATAGTTTCAGATACTTTAACTACCCCAACAAAAGCTGAATATATAAAATTAGAGTTTAATAAGAGAAGTTTATTAAAAAGAATAGAGCATATAAAATTTTTGTATAATCTTATTAAAGAAAAGGATATACAGATAGTTCATGCTCATTCAAGGGCTTCTTCTTGGAGTTGTCAAGTAGCTTGTAAATTAGCAGGAATACCACTTATTACAACTACTCATGGTAGACAACCTATTCATTTTAGTAGAAAACTTATAAAGGCTTTTGGAGATTACTCTATTGCTGTCTGTGAAAATATAAAAAAACATATGGTAAATGATATAGGATTTTCTGAAAATAAAGTATCAGTTATTTTAAATCCTGTAAACTATAAAAAAATAGATTTAGAAAAAAAAGTAAATGATAAAAAAATTATTTCAATAGTTGGTAGACTATCAGGTCCTAAAGGAGATGTTGCTTATGATTTACTTGAAATTTTATCACAAGAGGAGTTACTATCAAAATATAAAGTTCGTCTTATAGGTGGAAAAGAACTACCAGAAAGATTTGTAAAATTTAAAGAAAAAGATATAGAATTTATTGGTTATGTACCAAATATACAAGAAAAAATCTTTGAATCAGATATTGTAATTGGTGCAGGTAGAGTGGCTTTTGAAACCTTACTTAATAAAACTTCACTAATCGCTGTTGGTGAAACAGAATATATGGGCTTTATTAATAAAGAAAATTTAGATAAGTCCTTAGCTTCAAATTTTGGTGATATTGGTTCTATGAAATATCCAAAAATTGAGAAAAAGATTCTATTAAATGATATTGAAAAAGCATTAAAATTTTCTGAAGAAGAAAAAGAAGAATTAAAAAATGTAATATTTAAAGAAACAAATCTACAAAATATAGTAGATAAAATAGAAAAAAAATATTTTGAACTATATGTTGATAAGAACAAATATGATATTCCTGTAATTATGTATCATAGAGTAATAAATAATTCAGAAAATGAAGGAGTACATGGGACATATATCTATGAAAATATTTTTAGAGAACATATGCAGTATTTAAAAGATAAAAAATATACTGTTATTACCTTTAAAGATTTAGATAAAATTGGATGGAGAAAGAGATTTGAAAAAGATAAAAAATATATCTTTATAACTTTTGATGATGGTTATAAGGATAATTATGACTTAGCCTTTCCAATACTAAAAGAGTTTGATTTTAAAGCTACTATATTTTTGATGGGTAGTTCTACATATAATGAATGGGATGTTAAAACTAGTAGAGAAAAAGAGTTTCCACTTATGTCAGTTGAAATGATAAAAGAAATGCAAGATTATGGTATTGAATTTGGAGCACATACTTTTAATCATCCAAAACTTAATACTTTATCTAATGAAGAAATTGAGCATCAAATTGTAGATGTAAAAAAGCCTTTAGAAGAAAAAATAGGGAAAGAGATAATAACTTTTGCCTATCCTTATGGGATTTTAAATGATTATGCTAAGGAAATGGCAAGAAAGGCAGGATATACTTTTGCATTGGCAACTGATTCAGGTTCAGTATGTCTATCTGATGACTTATATCAAATAAGAAGAATTGCAATTTTCCCAAATACTAATTTATTTAGTTTTAAAAGAAAAGTAGCAGGGAACTATAATTTTATAAAAATAAAAAGAGAAGAAAAGCAGAGGGGGAAATAA
- a CDS encoding MipA/OmpV family protein — translation MKKYLLTILALFSVVAMANDDFKASVTVGYGTNDSVYKGKERYRIPAFINMSYKNLYLEGTEIGAKFVDTERFDTSVFFELQDGHYIKPSKMDSGYRTIKKRKFQQTFGLKADFRLDEISENLTVTPYFSVGNRGAQTGASLSYLYMPAENIIISPSISTKYLSKKYTDYYFGVDRDELGGNITNEYNPDGAFGFGAGLYGEYYFTEHISTLAYINMNRYSSEVRKSPITEDRIITNVGAGLKYTF, via the coding sequence ATGAAAAAATATTTATTAACAATTTTGGCTTTATTTAGTGTAGTTGCAATGGCAAATGATGATTTTAAAGCATCAGTGACAGTTGGTTATGGAACAAATGACTCTGTATATAAAGGTAAGGAACGTTATCGTATACCTGCATTTATAAATATGAGTTATAAAAACCTTTATTTAGAAGGAACTGAAATAGGAGCAAAATTTGTTGATACTGAGAGATTTGATACAAGTGTTTTTTTTGAATTACAAGATGGTCACTATATAAAACCTTCTAAGATGGATAGTGGTTATAGAACAATTAAGAAAAGAAAATTTCAACAAACATTTGGTTTAAAAGCTGATTTTAGACTTGATGAAATCTCTGAGAATCTTACTGTTACACCTTATTTCAGTGTTGGGAATAGAGGAGCTCAAACAGGAGCTAGCTTGTCATATCTATATATGCCAGCTGAAAATATAATAATAAGTCCTTCAATAAGTACAAAATATCTTTCTAAAAAATATACTGATTATTATTTTGGTGTAGATAGAGACGAACTTGGTGGAAATATAACAAATGAATATAATCCTGATGGGGCTTTTGGATTTGGAGCTGGACTTTATGGGGAATACTATTTTACAGAGCATATATCTACACTTGCTTATATAAATATGAACAGATATTCTTCAGAAGTTAGAAAATCACCAATAACAGAAGATAGAATAATAACAAATGTTGGAGCAGGTTTAAAATATACATTCTAA
- a CDS encoding SMI1/KNR4 family protein: MGKEELISKLSTFIRNENFAKIDEIIKKFREESNFEMICFSSQAFINLYEFSEALKILDSIKNEYSENGEFCIRYAMALYNSNKEDKSLEWFEKAKEKGIKEIEISSKYYPKNIDEWIGRAKIWAPRRIEKNNFEKELREKKNKEPILNVKFDEKVLKDLWNNNKYSLKEYVGKTPTDEDFEKVEKELGYRLPESYKVLMRIQNGGELKKNTFEVPFQRNWSRDLVDVMNIYGIDSNKRYSLCGEFGNKLWIEEWKYPNIGIAICDTLSGGHDMIFLDYSDCGPEGEPCVVHIDQEGDYEITYLADNFKDFVYGLFKYEDEDE, from the coding sequence ATGGGAAAAGAGGAACTTATAAGTAAGTTAAGTACTTTTATCAGAAATGAAAACTTTGCTAAAATTGATGAAATTATTAAAAAATTTAGAGAAGAAAGTAATTTTGAAATGATTTGCTTCTCTTCACAAGCCTTTATAAATTTATACGAATTTAGTGAAGCCTTAAAAATTTTAGATAGTATTAAAAATGAGTATTCTGAAAATGGAGAATTTTGTATTCGTTATGCAATGGCTTTGTATAATTCAAATAAAGAAGATAAATCTCTTGAATGGTTTGAAAAAGCTAAGGAAAAAGGAATAAAAGAAATTGAAATTTCAAGTAAATATTATCCTAAAAATATTGATGAATGGATTGGAAGAGCAAAAATATGGGCACCAAGAAGAATAGAAAAAAATAATTTTGAAAAAGAATTAAGAGAAAAAAAAAACAAAGAACCTATTTTAAATGTGAAGTTTGATGAAAAGGTTCTAAAAGATTTATGGAATAACAATAAATATTCTTTAAAAGAATATGTAGGAAAAACTCCAACAGATGAAGATTTTGAAAAAGTTGAAAAAGAGTTGGGGTATCGCTTGCCAGAATCATATAAGGTATTGATGAGAATACAGAATGGAGGAGAATTAAAGAAAAATACCTTTGAAGTCCCATTTCAAAGAAATTGGTCAAGAGATTTAGTTGATGTCATGAATATATATGGTATTGACTCTAATAAAAGATACTCACTTTGTGGTGAATTTGGAAATAAACTTTGGATAGAAGAGTGGAAATACCCTAATATTGGAATTGCCATTTGTGATACTTTAAGTGGAGGGCATGATATGATTTTTCTTGATTATTCGGATTGTGGACCAGAAGGAGAACCTTGTGTAGTTCATATAGATCAAGAAGGAGATTATGAAATCACATATTTAGCAGATAATTTTAAAGACTTTGTATATGGGCTTTTTAAATATGAAGATGAGGATGAATAA
- a CDS encoding DMT family transporter: MIISKKTRGILWMLISVLGFTFMGIAVKYLPRIPTYEKVFFRNSVSFILSAFILYREKESIKVTKENVPFVFGRSFFGFVGMVANFYALEHLTMAEANMLNKLSPVFVTICACVFLKEKVDKKQIIGIILMLVAVVFVIKPSFSPEVIPSLVGLFSAVLAGFSYTIIRYLHGRVKSEINVFYFSLLSVICTFPLMMINFIKPNLFETFMLVAGIGFSAAMGQFGLTYAYTFAPASEVSIYNYVIIITSMLMDYILFSTIPDIFSFIGGFIIITTAIYLYLHNKKKQE, from the coding sequence GTGATAATAAGCAAAAAAACTAGGGGCATTCTTTGGATGCTTATATCCGTATTAGGTTTTACTTTTATGGGTATTGCAGTGAAGTATCTTCCAAGAATTCCTACTTATGAAAAAGTATTTTTTAGAAATTCAGTGAGTTTTATACTTTCTGCTTTTATACTATATAGAGAAAAAGAATCTATAAAAGTAACTAAGGAAAATGTTCCTTTTGTTTTTGGAAGGTCATTTTTTGGATTTGTTGGAATGGTAGCAAATTTTTATGCACTTGAGCATCTAACAATGGCAGAAGCCAATATGCTTAATAAACTTTCACCTGTTTTTGTAACAATTTGTGCCTGTGTTTTCTTAAAAGAAAAAGTAGATAAAAAACAAATTATTGGAATAATTTTAATGCTTGTAGCTGTTGTTTTTGTAATAAAACCAAGTTTTTCACCAGAAGTTATTCCAAGTTTGGTTGGGCTTTTTTCTGCTGTACTTGCTGGATTTTCTTATACTATAATCAGATATTTACATGGTAGAGTAAAGTCAGAAATCAATGTGTTTTATTTTTCACTTTTATCAGTCATATGCACTTTCCCACTTATGATGATAAATTTTATAAAACCTAATTTATTTGAAACTTTTATGCTTGTAGCTGGGATTGGATTTTCAGCTGCAATGGGACAATTTGGGCTTACTTATGCTTATACTTTTGCACCTGCATCAGAAGTTTCTATTTACAATTATGTCATTATTATAACAAGTATGTTAATGGATTATATTTTATTTAGCACAATTCCAGATATATTTAGTTTTATTGGTGGATTTATAATTATAACTACTGCGATATACTTATACTTACATAATAAGAAAAAACAAGAATAA
- a CDS encoding ABC transporter substrate-binding protein, with protein MKKKFWLLMAMVLSVLLLVACGGDPDKKSDAGAGGKRDTLVIGNGADAKSLDPHASNDNPSSNVRVQIFDTLMDLDDNGIPQPMLAESWERPDDKTIIFHLRKGVKFHNGDEMKASDVKFSLERALASPEVSHILAGINGVEVIDDYTVKVTTEKPMAAILNNLSHTTIAILSEKATTEAGDKFGQNPIGTGPYKFVSWQSGDRITLEAFPDYWKGETPVKNVIFRNIVEETNRTIGLETGELDIAYDIKGLDKNKLKEDERFTLLEGPQVSITYLGFNLRKAPYDNLKVREAISYAIDQKPIIDTVFLGAGEPANSIIGPNIWGYYDVEKYTQDIEKAKALLAEAGYPNGFKAKIWVNDNPVRRDTAVILQDQLKQIGIDLTIETVEWGAFLDGTARGDHEMYLLGWGTVTRDPDYGMFELISSSTMGAAGNRSFYSNPEVDKLLEAGKTELDPEKRKDIYKQIQEIVRRDIPMYMIVYPLQNVITKKDVKNFKLDAAQTYRLYGVSIEE; from the coding sequence ATGAAGAAAAAGTTTTGGTTATTAATGGCAATGGTTTTAAGTGTTTTACTTTTAGTAGCTTGTGGAGGAGATCCTGACAAAAAATCAGATGCAGGAGCAGGAGGAAAAAGAGATACATTAGTTATAGGAAATGGAGCAGATGCTAAATCATTAGATCCTCATGCATCAAATGATAATCCATCTTCAAATGTTAGAGTACAAATTTTTGATACATTGATGGATCTTGATGATAATGGAATTCCTCAACCTATGTTAGCAGAATCTTGGGAAAGACCTGATGACAAAACTATTATTTTCCATTTAAGAAAAGGAGTTAAATTCCATAATGGCGATGAAATGAAAGCCTCAGATGTTAAATTCTCATTAGAAAGAGCTTTAGCTTCACCAGAAGTTTCTCATATTTTAGCTGGAATAAATGGTGTAGAAGTTATAGATGACTATACAGTAAAAGTAACTACTGAAAAACCTATGGCTGCTATTTTAAATAACTTATCACACACAACTATTGCAATATTAAGTGAAAAAGCAACAACTGAAGCAGGAGATAAATTTGGGCAAAATCCAATAGGAACTGGACCATATAAATTTGTTTCTTGGCAAAGTGGAGATAGAATAACTTTAGAAGCTTTCCCTGACTATTGGAAAGGTGAAACACCAGTTAAAAATGTAATATTTAGAAATATAGTTGAAGAAACTAACAGAACTATAGGATTAGAAACTGGAGAACTAGATATAGCTTATGATATTAAAGGATTAGATAAAAATAAATTAAAAGAAGACGAAAGATTTACTTTATTGGAAGGACCACAAGTTTCAATAACTTATCTTGGATTCAATTTAAGAAAAGCTCCTTATGATAATTTAAAAGTAAGAGAAGCTATATCTTATGCAATAGATCAAAAACCTATAATTGATACTGTATTCTTGGGAGCTGGAGAACCAGCAAATTCAATAATAGGACCTAATATTTGGGGATATTATGATGTTGAAAAATATACACAAGATATAGAAAAAGCGAAAGCATTATTAGCAGAAGCTGGATATCCTAATGGATTTAAAGCAAAAATTTGGGTAAATGATAACCCTGTAAGAAGAGACACTGCAGTTATATTACAAGATCAATTAAAACAAATTGGAATAGATTTAACAATAGAAACTGTTGAATGGGGGGCATTCTTAGATGGTACTGCAAGAGGAGATCATGAAATGTACTTACTAGGTTGGGGAACAGTTACAAGAGACCCTGATTATGGTATGTTTGAATTAATAAGTTCTTCTACTATGGGAGCAGCAGGAAATAGATCTTTCTATTCTAACCCAGAAGTTGATAAATTATTAGAAGCAGGAAAAACTGAACTAGATCCTGAAAAGAGAAAAGATATTTATAAACAAATTCAAGAAATAGTAAGAAGAGATATTCCTATGTATATGATAGTTTATCCTTTACAAAATGTTATAACTAAAAAAGATGTTAAAAACTTTAAATTAGATGCAGCTCAAACATATAGATTATACGGTGTTTCAATAGAGGAATAG
- the nikB gene encoding nickel ABC transporter permease — translation MYKYILKRLVLLIPVMLGVTLLVFTIMYLTPGDPAQLILGESAPKEAVAALREKMGLNDPFFMQYFRFVKNALVGDFGRSYTTGREVFAEIFARFPNTVVLAVLGVLISILIGIPVGIISATKQYSLTDSFSMVLALLGVSMPVFWLGLMLILLFSVKLGIFPSGGFDGFSSVILPSIALGVGSAAIVTRMTRSSMLEVIRQDYIRTARAKGVAEKVVINKHALKNALIPIITVVGLQFGGLLGGAVLTESVFSWPGVGRLMVDAIRQKDTPTVLASVVFLAVVYSVVNLLVDLLYAFVDPRIKSQYK, via the coding sequence ATGTACAAATATATATTAAAAAGATTAGTTCTTTTAATTCCAGTAATGCTTGGAGTAACACTGTTAGTTTTTACAATTATGTATTTAACTCCTGGCGACCCTGCTCAATTGATCTTAGGAGAAAGTGCTCCCAAAGAAGCAGTTGCAGCATTAAGGGAAAAAATGGGATTAAATGATCCGTTTTTTATGCAGTATTTTAGATTTGTAAAAAATGCCTTAGTAGGAGATTTTGGAAGATCTTATACAACAGGTAGAGAAGTTTTTGCAGAAATATTTGCTAGATTTCCTAATACAGTTGTATTAGCAGTATTGGGAGTTTTAATTTCTATTCTTATAGGAATACCTGTTGGAATAATTTCAGCAACAAAACAATATTCGCTTACAGATAGTTTTAGTATGGTTCTAGCTCTTTTAGGAGTTTCTATGCCAGTATTCTGGTTAGGACTTATGTTAATCTTATTATTTTCTGTAAAATTAGGAATATTTCCATCAGGAGGTTTTGATGGATTTTCAAGTGTAATTCTCCCATCAATAGCTCTTGGAGTAGGTTCAGCAGCAATAGTAACAAGAATGACAAGATCATCAATGCTTGAAGTTATAAGACAAGACTATATTAGAACAGCCAGAGCAAAGGGAGTTGCAGAAAAGGTTGTTATAAATAAACATGCTTTAAAAAATGCTTTAATTCCAATAATAACAGTTGTAGGATTACAATTTGGAGGATTACTTGGTGGAGCAGTTTTAACTGAATCAGTTTTCTCATGGCCTGGTGTTGGTAGACTTATGGTTGATGCTATAAGACAAAAAGACACACCTACTGTTTTAGCATCTGTTGTATTTTTGGCAGTTGTATATAGTGTGGTTAATTTATTGGTTGACTTATTATATGCCTTTGTAGATCCAAGAATAAAATCACAATATAAGTAG
- a CDS encoding ABC transporter permease encodes MEKTKNKKQSQWAEVFRMLKKNKMAMLGLIILIILVLLALFADLIANYDTVVIKQNLAERLMPPNGKHWLGTDEFGRDILARLIHGARVSLKVGILAISISVVVGGILGAVSGYFGGVIDNVIMRVVDIFLAVPSILLAIAIVSALGPSMLNLMISISVSYVPNFARIVRASVLSIRDQEFIEAAKAIGASNSRIIMKHIIPNSLAPVIVQGTLGVAGAILSTAGLSFIGLGIQPPAPEWGSMLSGGRQYLRYAWWVTTFPGVAIMITILSLNLLGDGLRDALDPRLKQ; translated from the coding sequence ATGGAAAAAACAAAAAATAAAAAACAAAGTCAGTGGGCTGAAGTTTTTAGAATGTTGAAAAAAAATAAAATGGCAATGTTAGGATTAATTATTCTTATAATTTTAGTTTTATTAGCACTATTTGCTGATTTAATTGCAAACTATGATACTGTTGTTATAAAACAAAATCTTGCAGAAAGACTAATGCCTCCTAATGGAAAACATTGGTTAGGTACTGATGAATTTGGAAGAGACATACTTGCAAGACTTATTCATGGAGCAAGAGTTTCACTAAAAGTTGGAATTTTAGCAATATCTATTTCAGTAGTAGTTGGTGGGATATTAGGAGCAGTATCAGGATATTTTGGAGGAGTAATAGATAATGTCATAATGAGAGTTGTGGATATTTTCCTAGCTGTTCCAAGTATATTGCTTGCAATAGCAATAGTATCAGCATTAGGACCTAGTATGTTAAATTTAATGATTTCTATAAGTGTTTCTTATGTTCCAAACTTTGCTCGTATAGTTAGAGCTTCGGTACTTTCAATTAGAGATCAAGAATTTATTGAAGCAGCAAAAGCAATAGGTGCAAGCAATTCAAGAATAATAATGAAACACATAATTCCAAACTCATTAGCACCAGTTATTGTTCAAGGGACTTTAGGAGTTGCAGGAGCAATTCTATCTACAGCTGGATTAAGTTTTATAGGATTAGGAATTCAACCTCCAGCACCAGAATGGGGTTCAATGTTATCAGGTGGTAGACAATATTTAAGATATGCTTGGTGGGTAACAACTTTCCCAGGTGTAGCAATAATGATAACAATTTTATCACTTAATCTATTAGGTGATGGATTAAGAGATGCACTTGACCCTAGATTGAAACAATAA